The window GTAAAAAACAGGTTGGGCAAGGCCATCACCAAAAAAGGGTGCAGGTAATAGATCAGTTTATTAGGACCATATTCTTTTGCATCTTTCCAGCCCATGGCCGGCCCAAGCTTTGTGCCTATATAAGCCCCGATAATAATGGAAGTGGCTATAAAAAGCATAAATACAAAGCTGCCTAAATATCTGCCCCAAAAATAGCCTGCCTTGGTAATTGGGTAGGTCAGGTAATAATCTTTAGTGTTGTTTTCAATATCCCGGTAAAGCGGTTCGCCCATGATTGATGAACTTACCAGCATCATAAACATGGTAATGCCAGCGCACCATAAAGCCAGCACAAAAGGTGCGTTGATGTGCTCCTTATCGCCCAGGGGTAACGATCCGGTGGCAAATGTCATGATGGTAAATGCAAGGGCGGCGGCAAAATAAAGATAAACCGCGGGCCTTCTGAGGCGGTTTTGCACCTCGAAAATGAATATTTTCCGAAACATAATGTTTTGTTTTTAAGCGTGTTAAATAGTATTTACATCGACGCGGGTGGCAATATTGCTAAAGTATACATCCTCCAGGTTTGGGGTTGCGGCAATAAAGCCGTTGCCCGGTTCCACGTCCTGTATAATGCGGATGTGCAGCTGCCCCGTTTTTAACTGGGTAGAGATAACCGAAAAATCATCTTTGTAAAAATTAAGATCGGCCTTGTTGATGGCTTTGCTGTAAATTTTGCCTTCCAGCTCGTTTACGGCGGTATCGGGCTGGCCGGCATATAGTACTTCGCCCTGGCAAATAATAGCAAAGTTGGCGCAAAGCGTGCTCACGTCCTCTACAATATGGGTAGATAGTATCACTATCGTATTCTCGCCCAACTGGCTCAGCAGGTTGTAAAAGCGGTTGCGCTCGGCAGGGTCAAGGCCCGCGGTTGGTTCATCAACTATGATGAGTTTGGGGTTGCCTATCAGTGCCTGGGCGATACCAAAACGCTGTTTCATCCCGCCCGAGAAGGTGCCCAGGTGTTTTTTGCGGTCTTTAGATAGGTTCACATTCTCCAGCAGGCTGCCTACCAGTTCTTTACGCTCGGCAGCATTGCCAATGCCTTTAAGTTGCGCAATGTGGTCAAGCATACGCTCGGCCGATATTTTGGGGTACACGCCAAACTCCTGCGGCAGGTAGCCAAGCAGCTGCCTTACCTGGGTTTTGTTTTTAAGCACATCCAGGTCATCTAAAAAAATGCTGCCTTTATCGGCTTCCTGCAAGGTTGCAATGGTACGCATCAGCGATGACTTGCCGGCGCCGTTTGGGCCCAATAAACCAAACATGCCGTTATTTAAAGTGAGGGATACATCCTTTAATGCATGTACCCCGTTGGCGTAAGTTTTTGAAAGGGAATTGATTTGTAATTTCATAAGTTACTATTGTTTAAGGTGGATATAGGGTAGCAGGCTGTTTTTGGCAGCCCCGTTTATAATGAGCCGGGTACTATCGCCGGGGCGATAGTCCAGCTGGTTTATTTTAGCTTCGTTAAGGTTTAGGGTACTTTTGTTAAGCAACTGTAGTTTTGCCACATTAAAGCGGTTGTTTTTTAAAATGGTAATGTGCGAACCGCTGAAAGGGCTTAACCCAACGGTAGCATTTAACAAGCCTATATTGTTATTGGCCAATACAACCTGGCTGCCATAATCCTGGCTTATGACTAAGCTATCCTGCTTAAAGCCATTAATCATTATTTTACCATAATTCCAGTTGTCGTTTGTTGTAGTATCAATAACACGTTGTTTATTGATAACGATGAAGGCATTGGCGGTTACGCTTGAAAGGCTGGGGCAGGATATGATGATGCGGTAATTTTCATCATTGTAAAACCGGTTGGTATTGTATTGAATATTCATTTGCAGCAACCCGCCCTTTTGGGTAAACTGTACGTAATCAAGTATATTGGGATCGGCTTTTACACCAAAGGGGCCCTGTACTACCTCAACACTGGCTTTATGTGCTGCATTTATTTCCAGGGCATCAAAATCCTTATATGGCAGCGGGGTAAAGTGCGAATAATAGTTTTTG is drawn from Mucilaginibacter ginsenosidivorax and contains these coding sequences:
- a CDS encoding ABC transporter ATP-binding protein is translated as MKLQINSLSKTYANGVHALKDVSLTLNNGMFGLLGPNGAGKSSLMRTIATLQEADKGSIFLDDLDVLKNKTQVRQLLGYLPQEFGVYPKISAERMLDHIAQLKGIGNAAERKELVGSLLENVNLSKDRKKHLGTFSGGMKQRFGIAQALIGNPKLIIVDEPTAGLDPAERNRFYNLLSQLGENTIVILSTHIVEDVSTLCANFAIICQGEVLYAGQPDTAVNELEGKIYSKAINKADLNFYKDDFSVISTQLKTGQLHIRIIQDVEPGNGFIAATPNLEDVYFSNIATRVDVNTI
- a CDS encoding head GIN domain-containing protein, with protein sequence MKTSTKIFIAALVFLVLCIGGYDLLLKKEFLTGRYKNYYSHFTPLPYKDFDALEINAAHKASVEVVQGPFGVKADPNILDYVQFTQKGGLLQMNIQYNTNRFYNDENYRIIISCPSLSSVTANAFIVINKQRVIDTTTNDNWNYGKIMINGFKQDSLVISQDYGSQVVLANNNIGLLNATVGLSPFSGSHITILKNNRFNVAKLQLLNKSTLNLNEAKINQLDYRPGDSTRLIINGAAKNSLLPYIHLKQ